In a genomic window of Cystobacter fuscus DSM 2262:
- a CDS encoding S8 family peptidase, producing MFRRLALLGLLSVSACNLEEILEPEPGSPANTGTVKGTLTPFRLQSATSPAAWPEQLKDPAIRRRLSASLTRAVTAQRAARRSALSAEGTPGVDSVPGEVIVRFEEANLSESEALSRVQLSGYRAVYKGAITEYLHLIGYAPLYPGVMRALATEALAQSVQGMRGVRYAEKNARVYAFRTPNDPGYSRQWHYRMMNLPAAWDITTGSTSVAVGIIDSGIVRHPDLNGRVVQGVDLISDVATAGDGDGRDMDATDMGKDQPNGSSSWHGSHVAGTIGAVSNEGAGVAGVTWAGPLVPVRALGKEGGSFADIAAGIQWAVGLPVPGLSTNRNPVQVINMSLGGESPPSQVLQEVIDNAVSKGVIIVVAAGNDNVDASAFSPCNQDNVICVGATRFNGKRASYSNYGADVDVMATGGEVSEDLDGDGKPDGVLSPILDDDNTPVWAYYQGTSMAAPHVAGIVALMKAQNPALTSDEVEQILIATADPASKCGEGCGAGLVNAQAAVLAAKNGLDPSRPSELGVGANQISFLGTSTQSLAVRNLGGGSLKVSVKASGTYASALSFPSGNTVTVSAYRSASLPVAVNTSGLSRGEYPAQLTLTGDNGQSATVAVKIQVGSLEDKDIILAFFFEDAAGELKLEEEGFALVPASSGYSYSMKLTPRTYLAIATIDEDGDEEFFEDGERLGAWRDPANIEPIEVSTGRTVSGINFALTPTESSPD from the coding sequence ATGTTCCGTCGTCTCGCCCTGTTGGGGCTCCTGTCCGTCTCCGCGTGCAACCTGGAGGAGATCCTCGAGCCCGAGCCGGGTTCGCCCGCGAACACGGGCACGGTGAAGGGCACCCTGACGCCCTTCCGTCTCCAATCCGCCACGTCCCCGGCCGCCTGGCCCGAGCAGTTGAAGGATCCGGCGATCCGGCGGCGGCTGTCCGCCTCCCTGACGCGGGCCGTCACGGCGCAGCGGGCGGCGCGGCGCTCGGCTCTGTCCGCGGAAGGGACGCCAGGCGTGGACTCCGTCCCGGGTGAGGTCATCGTCCGCTTCGAGGAGGCGAACCTCTCCGAGTCCGAGGCCCTCTCGCGCGTGCAACTCTCCGGCTACCGCGCGGTGTACAAGGGCGCCATCACCGAGTACCTGCACCTCATCGGCTACGCGCCCCTGTATCCCGGGGTCATGCGGGCACTCGCGACGGAGGCGCTCGCCCAGTCCGTGCAGGGCATGCGCGGCGTGCGCTACGCGGAGAAGAACGCCCGGGTGTACGCCTTCAGGACGCCCAATGATCCGGGCTACTCGCGCCAGTGGCACTACCGGATGATGAACCTGCCGGCCGCCTGGGACATCACCACGGGCTCCACCAGTGTCGCCGTGGGCATCATCGACTCGGGCATCGTCCGGCACCCGGACCTCAACGGCCGTGTCGTGCAGGGCGTGGACCTCATCTCCGATGTCGCCACCGCGGGAGACGGCGACGGGCGCGACATGGATGCCACGGACATGGGCAAGGACCAGCCCAACGGAAGCTCCTCGTGGCATGGCTCGCACGTGGCGGGCACCATCGGCGCGGTGTCCAACGAGGGCGCGGGCGTGGCCGGGGTGACCTGGGCGGGTCCCCTCGTTCCCGTGCGCGCGCTGGGCAAGGAGGGCGGCTCGTTCGCCGACATCGCCGCGGGCATCCAGTGGGCCGTGGGCCTGCCGGTTCCCGGATTGAGCACGAACCGCAATCCCGTCCAGGTCATCAACATGAGCCTCGGCGGGGAGTCTCCCCCGAGCCAGGTGCTCCAGGAGGTCATCGACAACGCCGTGTCGAAGGGCGTCATCATCGTCGTGGCGGCGGGCAACGACAACGTCGACGCGAGCGCCTTCTCTCCGTGCAACCAGGACAACGTCATCTGCGTGGGCGCCACGCGCTTCAACGGCAAGCGCGCCAGCTACTCCAACTACGGCGCCGACGTGGACGTGATGGCCACCGGCGGTGAGGTGTCGGAGGACCTCGATGGGGATGGCAAGCCGGACGGCGTGCTCTCCCCCATCCTGGACGACGACAACACGCCCGTGTGGGCCTACTACCAGGGCACCAGCATGGCCGCGCCGCACGTGGCCGGCATCGTGGCGCTGATGAAGGCGCAGAACCCGGCTCTCACCTCGGACGAGGTCGAGCAGATCCTCATCGCGACCGCGGATCCGGCGAGCAAGTGCGGCGAGGGCTGCGGCGCGGGGCTCGTCAACGCCCAGGCCGCCGTGTTGGCGGCCAAGAACGGGTTGGATCCGTCACGCCCATCGGAGCTCGGAGTGGGGGCCAACCAGATCTCCTTCCTGGGCACCAGCACCCAGTCGCTCGCGGTGCGCAACCTCGGCGGCGGCTCGCTCAAGGTGAGTGTGAAGGCCTCGGGGACGTACGCCTCCGCGCTGTCCTTCCCGAGCGGCAACACCGTCACCGTGTCCGCCTACCGCTCGGCCTCGCTGCCGGTGGCCGTCAACACCTCGGGCCTGTCGCGTGGGGAGTACCCGGCGCAGCTCACCCTCACGGGTGACAACGGGCAGTCGGCCACCGTGGCGGTGAAGATCCAGGTGGGCAGCCTCGAGGACAAGGACATCATCCTCGCCTTCTTCTTCGAGGACGCCGCGGGCGAGCTGAAGCTCGAGGAGGAGGGGTTTGCGCTGGTGCCCGCGTCCAGTGGCTACTCCTACAGCATGAAGCTCACTCCGCGCACCTACCTGGCGATCGCCACCATCGACGAGGATGGGGACGAGGAGTTCTTCGAGGACGGAGAGCGGTTGGGGGCCTGGCGTGACCCCGCCAACATCGAGCCCATCGAGGTGAGCACGGGCCGGACGGTGAGTGGCATCAACTTCGCCCTCACCCCCACCGAGTCCTCCCCCGACTAG